From the Lathyrus oleraceus cultivar Zhongwan6 chromosome 4, CAAS_Psat_ZW6_1.0, whole genome shotgun sequence genome, one window contains:
- the LOC127135353 gene encoding cytochrome P450 90B1: protein MSNPFLSLCFLSLILALTLFFFFVQRKKTKFYLPPGKMGWPFIGETIGYLKPYSATTMGEFMENHIARYGTIYKSNLFGEPAIVSADAEFNKFILQNDGKLFEVSYPRSIGGILGKWSMLVLVGDMHRDMRNISLNFMSHARLKTHFLKDMENHTLLVLSSWKNNCTFSAQSEAKKFTFNLMAKQIMSLDPWNLETEELKKEYVSFMKGVVSAPLNLPGTAYRKALKSRNTILKFIEGKMEERVKRRQEGKKGLEENDLLNWVMKHSNLSTEQILDLILSLLFAGHETSSIAISLAIYFLPGCPQAMQQLREEHREIVRYKKKVGEVELTWNDYKNMEFTHCVVNETLRLGNVVRFLHRKAIKDVWYKGYDIPCGWKVLPVISAVHLDPSNFDQPQHFNPWRWQANSKNGNCGNTSNFMPFGGGPRLCAGSELAKLEMAVFIHHIILNYNWELVDVVEQPTAYPFVEFPKGLKIRVQTQTQVQSVI, encoded by the exons ATGTCTAACCCATTCTTGAGTTTGTGTTTTCTTTCTCTCATTCTTGCTCTCACTTTGTTCTTCTTTTTCGTCCAAAGAAAGAAAACAAAGTTTTATCTTCCACCAGGAAAAATGGGGTGGCCTTTTATAGGAGAAACCATTGGTTATTTGAAGCCTTATTCAGCCACTACAATGGGAGAATTTATGGAGAATCACATAGCAAG GTATGGTACAATTTACAAGTCAAACTTGTTTGGAGAACCAGCAATTGTATCAGCAGATGCAGAGTTCAATAAGTTCATATTACAAAATGATGGAAAATTGTTTGAGGTTAGTTATCCTAGAAGCATTGGTGGAATACTTGGGAAATGGTCAATGTTGGTTTTAGTAGGTGACATGCATAGAGACATGAGGAATATTTCACTTAATTTTATGAGCCATGCTAGGCTTAAAACACATTTTTTGAAAGATATGGAGAATCATACCCTTTTGGTTTTAAGCTCTTGGAAAAATAATTGCACATTCTCAGCTCAAAGTGAAGCAAAAAAg TTCACTTTCAATTTAATGGCGAAACAAATCATGAGTTTGGATCCATGGAATCTTGAGACAGAAGAGTTGAAAAAAGAGTATGTCTCTTTTATGAAAGGTGTTGTTTCTGCTCCTTTGAATTTGCCAGGAACTGCATACAGAAAGGCATTAAAG TCTAGGAACACCATATTGAAGTTCATAGAGGGAAAAATGGAAGAGAGAGTCAAAAGAAGACAAGAGGGAAAAAAAGGGTTGGAAGAAAATGATCTATTAAATTGGGTTATGAAGCATTCAAATCTTTCTACTGAACAAATTCTTGACTTGATTCTGAGTTTGCTTTTTGCTGGTCATGAAACATCATCTATAGCTATATCTTTAGCCATTTACTTTTTGCCTGGTTGTCCTCAAGCTATGCAACAATTAAGG GAAGAACACAGAGAAATAGTCAGATATAAAAAGAAAGTCGGAGAGGTTGAACTAACTTGGAATGATTATAAAAATATGGAATTTACTCATTGT GTTGTGAATGAAACACTAAGATTGGGAAATGTTGTGAGGTTCCTCCATAGAAAGGCTATCAAAGATGTTTGGTACAAAG GTTATGACATTCCATGTGGATGGAAAGTTCTTCCAGTGATCTCAGCGGTGCATTTAGATCCTTCAAATTTTGACCAACCTCAACACTTCAATCCATGGAGATGGCAG GCTAATAGTAAAAATGGAAATTGTGGAAACACTAGTAACTTTATGCCATTTGGAGGAGGACCAAGGCTATGTGCAGGATCGGAGTTAGCTAAACTTGAAATGGCAGTTTTCATACACCATATCATCTTGAACTATAATTGGGAGCTAGTTGATGTTGTTGAACAACCTACTGCATATCCTTTTGTTGAATTTCCTAAAGGTCTAAAAATCAGAGTTCAAACCCAAACCCAAGTCCAATCTGTAATATGA